In Bacillus sp. NP247, one DNA window encodes the following:
- the glmS gene encoding glutamine--fructose-6-phosphate transaminase (isomerizing) produces the protein MCGIVGFIGEQDAKEILLKGLEKLEYRGYDSAGIAVQAENGVVVYKEKGRIAKLREVVEENVAANVGIGHTRWATHGVPSKVNAHPHQSTSKRFTLVHNGVIENYELVKKEYLQDVTFVSETDTEVIVQLMEQQVSTGLSVEEAFRNTLSLLHGSYAIGLLDAENPNMIYVAKNKSPLLVGVGDNFNVVASDAMAMLQVTDQFIELMDKEIVIVTKESITIKNLQGETIERAPFTAELDASDIEKGTYPHFMLKEIDEQPLVIRNIIQKYQGENGEIELDEDIRNAILDSDRIYIIACGTSYHAGLVGKQFIEKFAKLPVEVHVASEFSYNMPLLTERPFFIYISQSGETADSRAVLVQTNEMGHKALTITNVPGSTLSREADYTLPLYAGPEIAVASTKAYTAQLAVLSILAADIAKAKGEILDFDLTHELGLVANAMVVLCDQKEEMDALAKQFLSTTRNCFFIGRSVDFFVGLEGALKLKEISYIQAEGFAGGELKHGTIALIENGTPVIALATQEHVNLGIRGNVKEVVARGANPCIISMKGLEMEEDSFVLPAVHEALAPLIAVIPFQLISYYAALHRECDVDKPRNLAKSVTVE, from the coding sequence ATGTGTGGAATTGTAGGATTTATTGGAGAGCAAGATGCAAAGGAAATTTTATTAAAAGGTTTAGAAAAGCTAGAATATCGTGGATATGATTCAGCAGGTATTGCAGTACAAGCAGAGAACGGTGTTGTTGTATACAAAGAAAAAGGCCGTATTGCAAAACTTCGCGAAGTCGTAGAGGAGAATGTAGCAGCAAACGTGGGAATCGGTCACACACGCTGGGCTACACACGGTGTTCCAAGCAAAGTAAACGCGCATCCGCATCAAAGTACATCAAAACGCTTTACGCTAGTTCATAACGGTGTAATTGAAAACTATGAATTAGTGAAAAAAGAATATTTACAAGATGTAACGTTCGTAAGTGAGACAGATACAGAGGTTATCGTGCAACTTATGGAACAACAAGTAAGCACAGGACTAAGTGTAGAAGAAGCGTTCCGTAACACGTTATCTCTTTTACATGGTTCTTACGCAATCGGACTACTTGATGCTGAAAATCCAAACATGATTTATGTTGCTAAAAACAAAAGCCCGCTATTAGTAGGTGTTGGTGACAACTTTAATGTTGTGGCGAGCGACGCTATGGCGATGTTACAAGTTACAGATCAATTTATCGAGTTAATGGATAAAGAAATCGTAATCGTAACAAAAGAAAGCATTACAATTAAAAACTTACAAGGTGAAACGATTGAACGTGCACCGTTTACAGCGGAATTAGACGCAAGTGATATTGAAAAAGGAACGTATCCTCATTTCATGCTAAAAGAAATCGATGAGCAACCACTTGTAATCCGTAATATTATTCAAAAGTACCAAGGTGAAAATGGCGAGATTGAACTGGATGAAGATATCCGTAACGCAATTTTAGATAGCGATCGTATTTATATCATTGCATGCGGAACAAGTTATCATGCAGGTCTTGTTGGAAAGCAATTCATTGAGAAGTTCGCGAAATTACCAGTTGAAGTACACGTAGCAAGTGAATTCTCTTACAACATGCCATTATTAACAGAAAGACCATTCTTCATTTATATTTCACAAAGTGGTGAAACAGCTGATAGCCGTGCAGTACTTGTGCAAACAAATGAAATGGGCCATAAAGCATTAACAATTACAAACGTACCTGGTTCTACGCTTTCTCGTGAAGCTGATTATACACTTCCGCTATACGCAGGACCAGAAATCGCAGTTGCATCAACGAAAGCTTACACAGCACAACTTGCAGTACTTTCAATCTTAGCAGCTGACATTGCCAAAGCTAAAGGTGAAATTCTTGATTTCGATTTAACTCACGAACTAGGGCTTGTAGCAAACGCAATGGTAGTACTTTGTGATCAAAAAGAAGAAATGGATGCATTAGCAAAACAATTTTTATCAACAACACGCAACTGCTTCTTCATCGGACGTAGTGTAGACTTCTTCGTAGGTTTAGAAGGTGCGTTAAAACTAAAAGAAATCTCTTATATCCAAGCAGAAGGATTTGCTGGAGGAGAATTAAAACACGGTACAATTGCCTTAATCGAAAATGGTACACCAGTTATCGCCCTTGCTACACAAGAGCACGTAAACCTTGGAATTCGTGGTAATGTGAAAGAAGTAGTAGCACGCGGAGCTAACCCATGTATCATCTCAATGAAAGGCTTAGAAATGGAAGAAGACAGCTTCGTATTACCAGCTGTACATGAAGCATTAGCACCGCTAATCGCAGTTATTCCATTCCAATTAATCTCATACTACGCAGCACTTCACCGCGAGTGTGACGTTGATAAGCCACGTAACTTAGCTAAGTCTGTTACGGTTGAGTAG
- a CDS encoding methionine ABC transporter permease, which translates to MGNKSFLDEWGNVIWEATIQTFQMTSISLLISILIALPLGVTLVLTRPGGQRENKIIYPILNTVINVIRSLPFIILLFFILPFTKFLMGTSIGVQGVIVPLVVFTAPYIARLMETALLEVDRGVIEAYQAMGVSTIKIIWHVMVKEARPSLVLGLTIATIGLIGATAMAGLVGAGGLGDLAYRFGHLRYEPEVMYATVFILIILVQGLQSLGNGVARRLKKD; encoded by the coding sequence ATGGGAAACAAGTCCTTTTTGGATGAGTGGGGTAACGTAATATGGGAAGCAACCATTCAAACATTTCAAATGACATCTATTTCATTACTTATCTCTATCCTTATTGCATTACCACTTGGTGTCACACTTGTTTTAACGAGACCTGGTGGACAGCGAGAAAATAAAATTATCTATCCTATTCTTAATACAGTTATTAATGTCATTCGCTCTCTTCCATTTATCATTCTATTATTCTTCATTTTACCTTTTACAAAGTTTCTAATGGGGACATCAATTGGCGTACAAGGTGTTATCGTACCGCTTGTCGTATTCACAGCACCTTATATTGCACGTTTAATGGAAACAGCTTTATTAGAAGTGGATCGTGGCGTCATTGAAGCATATCAAGCGATGGGAGTTTCTACTATAAAAATCATTTGGCACGTTATGGTTAAAGAAGCACGTCCATCTCTTGTACTTGGACTAACAATCGCAACAATCGGCTTAATTGGTGCAACAGCAATGGCTGGGCTTGTAGGTGCTGGCGGGCTAGGGGACTTAGCATATCGCTTCGGGCATTTACGCTACGAACCTGAAGTAATGTATGCAACGGTCTTTATTTTAATCATTCTTGTTCAAGGATTGCAGTCTTTAGGGAATGGTGTTGCACGAAGATTGAAGAAAGATTAA
- a CDS encoding YbbR-like domain-containing protein, protein MDKLMENHWFLKGISLLLACMLFMSATLTEKNTTSSILPFVNETKETLTDYPITLKYDEEKYIVSGIPAGGVKVKLEGPKSAVATAKAKKQFDISVDLRDSQKGTYEVSLKANGLPDDVKGTVQPATIKVTLHEKAKKYVHVDLKLSNEDQMPAGATLEKSVIKPDTVEVVGTKEEIESISSAKAYIDLKGVNKTVTKTPEVTLYNKEGKRLNVRTNPSKISVTLNVATQATANNVEKTVPLTYTKKGNLPEGLAVTSISVEPKEVTIAGPKDILDNIQSIEGVEVDLSQLTDSTTFDASVLLPKGVTSAKPNQVKVSVGVQKVKQTKSKTIDGIPIQKNGIPNDVTAQLLSPQDGKISVDISGEASIVDKITAAQITAAINLQNVSPGTKDVSIQVSGPGNISIEAKQKSAKVTIVKKEKPDKEVQGNIEQPDSKNNQENQTDKPKNPETNPEKDQEKEKDKEKEKDKENGQEPTVDNQKEHEKGANNNG, encoded by the coding sequence ATGGATAAGTTAATGGAGAATCATTGGTTTTTAAAAGGAATCTCATTACTATTGGCGTGTATGCTTTTTATGTCAGCAACTTTAACTGAAAAAAATACGACATCGAGTATATTACCTTTCGTAAATGAAACGAAAGAAACATTAACTGATTATCCTATTACCCTTAAGTATGATGAAGAGAAATATATTGTAAGTGGTATTCCAGCAGGTGGAGTCAAGGTGAAGTTGGAAGGCCCAAAATCAGCAGTTGCTACAGCAAAAGCAAAAAAACAATTTGATATATCAGTTGACTTGCGAGATAGTCAAAAAGGAACTTATGAAGTTTCTTTAAAAGCGAATGGGCTTCCAGATGATGTGAAAGGAACAGTCCAGCCAGCAACAATTAAAGTCACTCTGCATGAAAAAGCGAAAAAGTATGTTCATGTAGACTTGAAATTATCAAATGAAGATCAGATGCCAGCGGGTGCTACTCTTGAAAAATCAGTTATTAAGCCTGATACTGTTGAGGTAGTTGGGACGAAAGAAGAAATAGAAAGTATTTCATCTGCTAAGGCATATATCGATTTAAAAGGTGTTAATAAAACTGTTACAAAAACACCAGAAGTTACATTATACAATAAAGAAGGAAAACGCTTAAATGTAAGAACAAATCCATCTAAAATTAGTGTAACGTTGAATGTAGCAACGCAAGCTACAGCAAATAACGTCGAAAAAACAGTTCCTTTAACATATACGAAAAAAGGGAATTTACCAGAAGGTTTAGCTGTTACAAGTATTAGTGTTGAACCAAAAGAAGTAACGATAGCAGGTCCAAAAGACATTTTGGATAATATACAATCTATAGAGGGGGTCGAGGTAGATCTTAGTCAATTGACGGATTCTACAACATTCGATGCCTCTGTTTTATTGCCAAAAGGTGTAACAAGTGCAAAACCAAATCAAGTGAAGGTTTCCGTAGGGGTACAAAAGGTAAAACAAACGAAAAGTAAAACTATTGATGGTATCCCGATTCAAAAAAATGGAATTCCGAATGATGTTACTGCTCAGCTACTTTCGCCACAAGATGGAAAGATAAGCGTTGATATTTCAGGAGAAGCAAGTATAGTAGATAAAATAACAGCTGCTCAAATAACAGCTGCGATTAATCTGCAAAATGTATCTCCGGGGACGAAGGATGTTTCTATTCAAGTGAGCGGTCCTGGTAATATTTCGATAGAAGCAAAACAAAAAAGTGCTAAAGTCACAATTGTGAAGAAAGAAAAACCAGATAAAGAAGTACAGGGTAATATTGAACAACCAGATTCAAAAAACAATCAAGAAAATCAAACTGACAAACCAAAAAATCCTGAAACCAATCCAGAAAAGGATCAGGAAAAAGAAAAAGATAAAGAAAAAGAAAAAGATAAAGAAAATGGCCAAGAACCAACAGTAGATAATCAAAAAGAGCACGAAAAAGGAGCGAATAATAATGGGTAA
- the glmM gene encoding phosphoglucosamine mutase: MGKYFGTDGVRGVANKELTPELAFKIGRFGGYVLTKDTDRPKVIIGRDTRISGHMLEGALVAGLLSTGAEVMRLGVISTPGVAYLTKALDAQAGVMISASHNPVQDNGIKFFGSDGFKLTDEQEAEIEALLDKEVDELPRPTGTNLGQVSDYFEGGQKYLQYIKQTVEEDFSGLHIALDCAHGATSSLAPYLFADLEADISTMGTSPNGMNINEGVGSTHPEVLAELVKEKGADIGLAFDGDGDRLIAVDEKGNIVDGDQIMFICAKYMKETGQLKHNTVVSTVMSNLGFYKALEANSITSDKTAVGDRYVMEEMKRGGYNLGGEQSGHIILLDYITTGDGMLSALQLVNIMKMTKKPLSELASEMTKFPQLLVNVRVTDKKLALENEKIKEIIQVVEEEMNGEGRILVRPSGTEPLIRVMAEAPTQEICDAYVHRIVEVVKAEVGAE, translated from the coding sequence ATGGGTAAATATTTTGGTACAGACGGAGTACGCGGGGTTGCAAATAAGGAATTAACACCTGAATTAGCATTCAAAATTGGACGTTTTGGCGGCTATGTATTAACAAAAGATACAGATCGTCCAAAAGTAATTATTGGCCGTGATACACGTATATCTGGACATATGTTAGAAGGAGCTTTAGTAGCAGGTCTATTATCAACTGGAGCAGAAGTAATGCGTCTTGGTGTTATTTCTACACCAGGTGTGGCTTATTTAACAAAAGCTTTAGATGCACAAGCGGGTGTTATGATTTCTGCATCTCATAATCCAGTACAAGATAATGGAATTAAGTTCTTCGGTTCAGATGGTTTCAAATTAACAGATGAGCAAGAAGCAGAAATTGAAGCATTATTAGACAAAGAAGTTGACGAGTTACCACGTCCAACAGGTACTAACCTTGGTCAAGTGAGCGATTACTTTGAAGGTGGACAAAAATATTTACAATACATTAAACAAACTGTAGAGGAAGATTTCTCTGGTTTACATATCGCTTTAGATTGCGCACACGGTGCGACTTCTTCTTTAGCTCCATACTTATTTGCAGACTTAGAAGCTGATATTTCAACGATGGGAACTTCTCCAAACGGTATGAATATTAACGAAGGCGTCGGATCTACACATCCAGAAGTCTTAGCTGAATTAGTAAAAGAAAAAGGTGCTGATATCGGACTTGCTTTTGATGGTGATGGCGACCGATTAATCGCTGTAGATGAAAAAGGAAACATCGTTGATGGCGATCAAATTATGTTTATTTGCGCGAAGTATATGAAAGAAACTGGTCAATTAAAACATAATACAGTTGTTTCAACAGTTATGAGTAACTTAGGTTTCTACAAAGCACTTGAAGCAAACAGTATTACAAGTGATAAAACAGCAGTTGGTGACCGATACGTAATGGAAGAAATGAAACGTGGTGGATATAACCTGGGTGGAGAACAATCAGGTCACATTATCTTACTTGATTACATTACAACTGGTGATGGAATGTTAAGTGCTCTTCAACTTGTAAACATCATGAAAATGACGAAAAAGCCATTATCTGAGCTTGCAAGTGAGATGACAAAATTCCCACAATTACTAGTAAACGTTCGTGTAACAGATAAAAAACTAGCATTAGAAAATGAAAAAATTAAAGAAATTATTCAAGTTGTAGAGGAAGAAATGAACGGCGAGGGTCGTATTCTTGTTCGTCCATCTGGAACGGAGCCACTTATTCGTGTAATGGCAGAAGCACCGACACAAGAAATTTGTGATGCTTATGTGCACCGTATTGTAGAAGTTGTGAAAGCTGAAGTTGGAGCTGAATAA
- a CDS encoding RNA polymerase sigma factor produces the protein MGKENILTSYLISLGEEVFKLLLAKGAIKEDAEDIIQNTFYKVYTLLDDLTESNIRPWFFRVALNEYIDLKRKKEQQNIYLTEEIYSKLQYTDRELDAVLNKDEIFYLLKDIKLEYKEAFFLKYYYNFSYEEIALILDIQVNSVKQKLHRARKTIHSTVGGKT, from the coding sequence ATGGGAAAAGAAAATATATTGACCTCCTATCTTATCAGTTTAGGAGAGGAAGTGTTCAAACTATTACTAGCGAAAGGGGCTATAAAAGAAGATGCAGAAGACATCATCCAAAATACTTTCTATAAAGTATACACGTTGCTAGATGACCTAACCGAGAGTAACATACGGCCATGGTTTTTTAGAGTCGCATTAAACGAATACATTGACTTGAAGAGAAAAAAAGAGCAGCAAAACATCTATTTAACTGAAGAGATTTATTCAAAACTACAATATACAGACCGAGAACTAGATGCTGTTTTAAATAAAGATGAGATTTTCTATCTATTAAAAGATATAAAACTAGAATATAAAGAAGCCTTCTTTTTAAAGTACTACTACAACTTTTCATATGAAGAAATCGCCCTAATACTAGATATTCAAGTAAACAGTGTCAAACAAAAATTACATCGCGCACGTAAAACAATTCATTCTACAGTAGGAGGAAAAACTTGA
- a CDS encoding DUF4256 domain-containing protein: MTGNKNDLPVEQREELFKVLKARFEKNMNRHEELEWAKVEAKLTVNVEKLWSLNEMEATGGEPDVVGYAKETDEYTFYDCSKESPKGRRSLCYDLEALESRKKHKPENNAIDVATAMGIELLTEEQYRELQKLGDFDMKSSSWVQTPSDIRELGGALFCDYRFGHVFVYHNGADSYYAARGFRGLLKV; this comes from the coding sequence ATGACAGGGAATAAAAATGATTTGCCGGTAGAGCAACGTGAAGAGTTATTTAAAGTATTGAAAGCTCGTTTTGAGAAGAATATGAACCGCCATGAAGAGCTTGAATGGGCTAAAGTCGAAGCAAAGTTGACTGTTAATGTTGAGAAATTATGGTCACTTAACGAAATGGAAGCAACTGGCGGTGAGCCGGATGTTGTTGGTTATGCCAAAGAGACGGACGAGTATACTTTCTATGATTGTTCAAAGGAGAGTCCTAAAGGTCGCAGAAGCCTTTGTTATGATCTTGAAGCGTTAGAATCAAGAAAAAAACATAAACCAGAAAATAACGCTATTGATGTGGCAACTGCTATGGGTATTGAACTATTAACTGAAGAACAATATCGGGAATTGCAAAAACTTGGGGATTTTGACATGAAATCATCAAGTTGGGTGCAAACACCTTCTGATATTAGAGAACTCGGCGGTGCTCTATTTTGCGATTATCGCTTTGGACACGTTTTTGTGTACCACAATGGAGCAGATTCCTATTATGCTGCCAGAGGTTTTCGTGGTTTGTTAAAGGTTTAA
- a CDS encoding SDR family oxidoreductase: MRPLNLEEYSMNQLKNKVAVVTGVSRLDGIGAAICKELAEAGYDVFFTYWTNYDKEMPWGVEKNEQIQLKEELIKNGVEVSSMELDLTQNDAPKQLINKVTEQMGYPDVLINNAAYSKNNDFSNLTAEELDKHYMVNVRATTLLSSQFARGFDKKSGGRIVNMTSGQFKGPMAGELAYATTKGAIDALTSTLSAEVGHLGITVNAINPGPTSTGWMNEEIKQGLKPMFPFGRIGEPKDAARLIKFLVSEEAEWITGQVIHSEGGFKR; encoded by the coding sequence ATGCGTCCTTTAAACTTGGAGGAGTATAGTATGAATCAATTGAAAAATAAAGTAGCTGTTGTTACAGGTGTTAGTCGTCTAGATGGTATTGGAGCAGCGATTTGTAAAGAATTAGCTGAAGCAGGATACGATGTATTTTTTACGTACTGGACGAATTACGATAAAGAGATGCCTTGGGGCGTTGAGAAAAATGAGCAAATACAATTAAAAGAAGAGCTGATAAAGAACGGTGTTGAAGTATCAAGTATGGAGTTAGATTTAACTCAGAATGATGCACCAAAGCAGCTTATAAATAAAGTTACTGAACAAATGGGGTACCCTGATGTATTAATTAATAATGCGGCATACTCTAAGAATAATGATTTCTCTAATTTGACTGCCGAAGAGTTGGATAAGCATTACATGGTAAATGTCCGCGCGACTACATTGTTAAGTAGTCAATTTGCCCGAGGATTTGATAAAAAATCTGGTGGTAGAATTGTGAATATGACTTCGGGGCAATTTAAGGGGCCTATGGCAGGAGAACTGGCGTATGCAACGACGAAGGGAGCTATTGATGCTCTAACTAGTACGTTGTCAGCGGAAGTGGGCCACTTAGGGATAACAGTGAATGCAATTAATCCAGGACCAACTAGCACAGGGTGGATGAATGAAGAGATAAAGCAAGGATTAAAACCAATGTTTCCTTTTGGCAGAATTGGTGAGCCAAAGGATGCAGCAAGACTCATTAAGTTTTTAGTAAGTGAAGAAGCAGAATGGATTACGGGGCAAGTTATTCATTCAGAAGGTGGATTTAAAAGATAA
- a CDS encoding sigma factor regulator N-terminal domain-containing protein has protein sequence MDTSLKDALKKAKRKQLLKIIITSIIVVIMLIPIIYKIGNYFAAKSSTKLHERLFLHNAIAEPNVHIDSQVTSNSSMFGGNIVSNRSKNINGYVVRWNTLTSSYDWFRSNIDYNELIPGSYWSNTDSYNYDKQTKNKVATFYNPAIKEYHNGAKNELGAVSKMENYVAEVAISFNQPYTLKEIQTKISDNLNIVWLYMVSPIRDESRGPSGMPVYGFDPEKSPEEAYKRFFDSLKQYDDDGYDEDIQKFLKSNKDKPFDQVKILGVMLTGKTENFKVLENQDFIRGASVGVTAQVVPYIKPEK, from the coding sequence ATGGATACTTCTTTAAAAGATGCGTTAAAAAAAGCTAAAAGGAAACAGTTACTTAAAATCATCATTACTTCTATTATCGTTGTAATCATGCTTATCCCTATAATTTATAAAATTGGCAATTACTTTGCAGCGAAAAGTTCGACAAAGCTTCACGAAAGACTATTTTTACATAACGCAATTGCAGAACCTAATGTCCATATCGATTCTCAAGTTACGAGTAATTCTTCTATGTTCGGTGGCAATATCGTATCTAATCGCTCTAAAAACATTAACGGTTACGTAGTACGATGGAATACACTGACAAGCTCTTACGATTGGTTTCGCTCTAACATCGATTACAATGAGTTAATACCAGGATCTTATTGGTCTAACACAGATTCTTATAATTACGATAAACAAACGAAAAATAAAGTTGCTACATTTTATAATCCAGCTATCAAGGAATATCATAATGGAGCCAAAAATGAATTAGGTGCAGTTTCAAAAATGGAAAACTATGTAGCGGAAGTCGCTATCTCTTTCAATCAACCTTATACATTAAAAGAAATTCAAACCAAAATATCTGACAACTTAAATATCGTATGGCTATATATGGTCTCACCTATTAGAGATGAAAGCAGAGGCCCCTCTGGTATGCCAGTTTACGGATTTGATCCAGAAAAATCCCCTGAAGAAGCGTACAAAAGGTTCTTTGATTCACTTAAACAATACGATGACGATGGATATGACGAAGATATCCAGAAGTTTTTAAAATCAAACAAGGACAAACCATTCGATCAAGTAAAAATTTTAGGTGTTATGCTAACAGGAAAAACGGAAAACTTTAAGGTGTTAGAAAACCAAGACTTTATTCGCGGTGCTTCTGTAGGAGTTACTGCACAAGTTGTTCCTTATATAAAACCAGAGAAATAA
- a CDS encoding S9 family peptidase, translating to MKMNEKAYLSIEEIISLPAVSSTNISDDGKNVAFVKKSANWKDNTYRNHVWIYEKDKGQIYPLTTGDIDSTHPLWSPDSKTIAYLSPGGDGANKNQIFVKSIDGCSEVQMTDEEEGISTFKWDPTGKGFYYVAQSKEYEEIKKRKELYGDFQHIGKEHQNNCLYYIEIEKVIQNDKGEREISGVYQLTEDKDFYIHNFDISNDGTKVVFMATPSLNDHMNGDLYILDVEAEELQKMNVDKLLGGSVCFSPEGSKICYAASIREKDYYRNHIQESTLEIYDMNTGEAIQPLKNFDSTVMPLQWTAKGILIRWQDKTNYLIGLLCEDGTVEVLSEKADSFIMDASITRDGNHISYNKAITNETFEIYLDDEKITNENSFFEGKLKSNRKIISWKSSDGLEIEGVLSTPVEFDANKKYPLLVVIHGGPAWASFPIFSDCFNEKYPIEQFIEKGFIVLEPNYRGSSGYGNEFLKANYRKQGIADYDDVISGVDKLVDQGIVDKDRVGVMGWSNGGYISAFCSTFSSRFKAISVGGGITNWSTHYVHTDIPYFIRMYLGNHPWNDPEIYTKTSPMTYIKSACTPTLIQHGEKDARIPITNAYELYQGLMDMEVDTELIIFKGMAYSPNQPGMNVAIMKQNLMWFSHYILGESMEGFKGL from the coding sequence ATGAAAATGAATGAAAAAGCATATTTAAGTATAGAAGAGATTATTTCATTACCGGCCGTATCAAGTACAAATATAAGTGATGATGGCAAAAATGTAGCATTTGTTAAGAAGAGCGCTAACTGGAAAGACAATACATATAGAAATCATGTATGGATATATGAGAAAGATAAAGGGCAGATTTACCCACTAACAACTGGAGATATAGATAGTACACATCCATTATGGTCTCCAGATTCTAAGACTATTGCATACCTTAGCCCAGGCGGTGACGGAGCTAATAAAAATCAGATCTTTGTTAAGTCAATAGACGGTTGTAGTGAGGTTCAAATGACTGATGAGGAAGAAGGGATTAGTACATTTAAATGGGATCCCACGGGTAAAGGTTTTTATTATGTTGCACAGTCGAAAGAATATGAGGAAATAAAGAAACGTAAGGAACTATATGGAGATTTTCAACATATAGGTAAGGAACACCAGAATAATTGTTTATACTACATTGAAATAGAAAAAGTGATACAAAATGATAAAGGGGAACGAGAAATTAGCGGTGTTTATCAATTAACGGAGGATAAGGATTTTTATATACATAACTTTGATATTTCAAATGATGGGACAAAGGTTGTATTTATGGCTACACCAAGCCTAAACGATCATATGAATGGTGATCTATACATATTAGATGTTGAAGCTGAGGAACTACAAAAGATGAATGTAGATAAGTTGTTGGGCGGGAGCGTTTGCTTTTCTCCTGAGGGCAGCAAAATATGTTACGCAGCAAGCATAAGAGAGAAGGATTACTATAGAAACCATATACAAGAAAGTACATTAGAGATATATGATATGAATACTGGAGAGGCAATTCAACCTTTAAAAAATTTTGATAGTACGGTTATGCCATTACAGTGGACAGCTAAAGGAATTTTAATTAGATGGCAGGATAAAACGAATTACCTTATTGGGCTGTTATGTGAGGATGGCACTGTGGAAGTGTTAAGCGAAAAAGCAGATAGTTTTATAATGGATGCTTCTATAACAAGGGATGGAAATCATATATCCTATAATAAGGCTATAACAAATGAAACCTTTGAAATCTATTTAGACGATGAAAAAATAACGAATGAAAATAGCTTTTTCGAAGGAAAGCTTAAAAGTAACAGGAAAATCATCTCATGGAAAAGTAGTGATGGTCTTGAAATAGAGGGTGTTTTATCAACTCCAGTAGAGTTTGACGCAAATAAAAAATATCCTTTATTAGTAGTAATCCATGGTGGTCCGGCTTGGGCATCTTTTCCGATATTTTCAGACTGTTTTAATGAGAAATATCCTATTGAACAGTTTATCGAAAAGGGCTTTATCGTTTTAGAGCCAAACTACAGAGGAAGTTCTGGTTATGGTAATGAATTCTTAAAAGCCAACTATAGAAAACAGGGGATTGCTGACTACGACGATGTTATATCAGGAGTTGATAAACTAGTTGATCAAGGGATAGTAGATAAAGATAGAGTAGGGGTTATGGGATGGAGTAACGGGGGATATATATCAGCTTTCTGTTCTACATTTAGTAGCAGATTTAAAGCTATTTCAGTTGGAGGTGGAATTACTAACTGGAGTACCCATTATGTACATACAGATATCCCTTACTTCATTAGGATGTATTTAGGAAATCATCCATGGAATGATCCAGAGATATATACGAAAACATCACCAATGACATATATTAAATCAGCCTGTACGCCCACCTTAATCCAACATGGAGAAAAGGATGCAAGAATTCCAATTACAAATGCATATGAGCTATATCAAGGATTAATGGATATGGAAGTTGATACAGAATTAATTATATTTAAAGGAATGGCATATAGTCCTAATCAACCGGGAATGAATGTAGCTATTATGAAGCAGAATTTGATGTGGTTTTCACACTATATTCTTGGAGAAAGTATGGAAGGTTTTAAGGGTTTATAA
- a CDS encoding DoxX family membrane protein: MVINFLRTDKRATFILLFLRLYIGYAWLAAGIGKVFGQSFDASGFLKGAIAQASGSHPAVQGWWADFLQHFVLPNADLFSFLVQWGEILVGLGLILGGLTKTAAFFGIIMNLSFLLSGTVSVNPNLLILTMFILVAGQNAGRIGLDGYIFPKLFRKNNHGTYKLSKTA, from the coding sequence ATGGTTATCAACTTTTTAAGAACTGATAAACGCGCTACTTTCATATTATTATTTTTACGACTTTACATAGGATATGCATGGCTCGCTGCTGGAATAGGCAAAGTCTTCGGACAGTCTTTTGATGCAAGTGGTTTTCTAAAAGGAGCTATCGCTCAAGCATCAGGTAGTCACCCTGCAGTACAAGGTTGGTGGGCAGATTTCCTTCAACATTTTGTTCTTCCAAACGCAGACCTATTTAGCTTTTTAGTTCAATGGGGAGAAATTTTAGTAGGTCTAGGTTTGATTTTAGGTGGATTAACAAAAACAGCTGCATTTTTCGGAATCATAATGAATCTTTCATTTTTATTAAGCGGAACTGTTAGTGTAAACCCAAACCTGCTTATTTTAACTATGTTCATTTTAGTTGCAGGGCAGAACGCCGGACGTATTGGATTGGACGGTTATATTTTCCCAAAACTTTTCCGTAAAAACAACCACGGAACATATAAATTAAGTAAAACTGCGTAG